In Planococcus citri chromosome 4, ihPlaCitr1.1, whole genome shotgun sequence, the genomic window GAGAGTATCGCTGAAAAGAAAGCTTTGATGGGTGTGGCCGAATTGGCTAAAGGTATCCAGTACGAAGACCCTATTAAAACAAGGTAAATTTTTGTCGCATTCGCAAGTCAATTGTTGTATAAATACGAATTAATCAAGATGTACTTTCAATGATTGACAGTTGGAAGCCACCGCGATGTATATTAGCATTACCTAAAGAAAGACATGATTATGTTCGAAAAAAGCTCCATATTCTCGTCGAAGGAGATGAAATACCTCCACCGATTAGATCatttaaagaaatgaaatttcctcGCGGAATTTTATCTGGTCTGCAAGAGAAAGGCATTCTCAAACCTACTCCTATTCAAGTTCAAGGAATTCCTACCGTGTATGTAtcgtgtgtttttatttttttttagtgatttataTGCCAAAGTTATCTACTATTGATATTTGTCTCTTACACAGGTTATCGGGTCGAGATATGATTGGTATAGCATTTACCGGTAGTGGAAAAACATTGGTATTTGTCTTACCCATACTGATGTTTTGCTTAGAACAAGAAACCAAGTTACCTTTTATTCAAAACGAAGGAccttatggtaattttttcggacgatttttaatatttctcgttttgattttgaatattatggttatttatattatttatttttataggaTTGATCATTTGTCCGTCTCGTGAATTAGCTAAACAAACTAATGATATTATCAAGCACTATAGCGATTGGTTATTCAAAACTGGTTCGCCTCCTATTAGAACTTGTTTAGCGATCGGTGGTGTTCCTCTTTCTGAAGCAATGGATGTTGTACGAAAGTAAGTTCTTCATtacaaatgaaatttctcaatcATATTCTACACGAGGCTAATTTTTAATACGTGTTTTATTGCAGAGGGGTACATATTATGGTAGCCACTCCTGGTCGTCTAATggatatgttggaaaaaaagatgATTCAACTGGATGTCTGCAGGTAATTTGGGTTTTCTGCATAATTTtgcttttgtcttttttttttttttaaatttgactatttatttttctacatttcCGTTCAGATATCTCTGTATGGATGAAGCCGATCGTATGATAGATATGGGTTTCGAAGAAGACGTGAGAACtatattttctttcttcaaggtgagtttttttaaatctttatttttataatatattgatggtatttttttcaagagtcatCTTATTTTAGGGTCAAAGACAAACTTTACTTTTCTCTGCCACTATGCCTaagaaaattcagaattttgcgAGATCGGCTTTAGTGAAACCAATAACTATCAATGTCGGACGTGCCGGAGCTGCGTCTATGAACGTTATTCAAGTAAAACCGTCGTTTTATTGTCGCTGTTTTGGTTACACCGTagatttatgtcattttaaatgatatgatttttcattttaggaaGTAGAATATGTGAAGCAAGAGGCAAAAATCGTGTATCTTTTAGAATGTCTTCTAAAAACAGGCCCTCCTGTATTAATATTTGCTGAAAAGAAACAAGACGTCGATGCTATTCACGAATATCTTCTTTTGAAAGGTGTTGACGCAGTAGCTATTCATGGTGGAAAAGGTACGTATGCTGATGAAAAATGACTGGTCGAgtgaatgtatttttatttgtgatatttcaattttatggtttGTATTTAGATCAGGAGGAAAGATCCCGTTCTGTCGAAGCCTTTCGTCAACGGCGCAAAGATGTGTTAGTGGCGACTGACGTTGCGTCCAAGGGTTTAGATTTTCTAGATATTCAGCACGTCATTAATTATGATATGCCGgatgatgttgaaaattatggTAAGTGTAAAATACAGgaatgattttttcctcaaattttcgaataagGCATGATATTCCAAAACGGCCTCttatcgctttttttttttacctctatGTGGCCTGTAATACTCCAAAATCGGTCAATATGTTGCAAATTAGAGACAAAATCAATTGTCGAAgaggtattttaatatttacCTACCAGATTTTTTTCGTTAGCCTACCCTGAGAAAGCTTGAAAATTGGACAGAGGCCGTTTTGGAGTATAGTGCCTTCAATAGAATACATAGGCCTAATTTCTTCTCGTAGTTCACAGAATTGGAAGAACAGGACGTTCAGGAAAGACTGGAATCGCAACCACCTTCATTAATAAAACTAACGACGAATCCGTATTACTTGATCTTAAACATTTATTAATTGAAGCTAAACAAAAAGTGCCACCATTCTTAGCTCAGTTAcagtcagaaaatgaaaaatatctcgaTCTTGGAGGTAAATGTTACTTTATCataagttttattttaatttaaattgttCTAATATATTCTTCTGTTCATTTAGATGAGAAAGGGTGCAGTTATTGTGGTGGTTTGGGACATCGTATTACTGACTGTCCGAAATTAGAGGCGATTCAAAATAAACAGGCTTCCAACATCGGTAGACGCGATTATCTCGCAAATACGACTGttgattattgaaatttcgacgaatttgtttatttcattttgagaattttg contains:
- the abs gene encoding ATP-dependent RNA helicase abstrakt; translated protein: MEKSSNEKKTYRRKVEKSDEEQSDDDDYVPYVPVKQRKQMQLMALGRLTNENSAPKTKSCSEDEHDDEEDEMTWVRNTNVSLLDQHTELKKMAEAKKESARERQLKEEEKILESIAEKKALMGVAELAKGIQYEDPIKTSWKPPRCILALPKERHDYVRKKLHILVEGDEIPPPIRSFKEMKFPRGILSGLQEKGILKPTPIQVQGIPTVLSGRDMIGIAFTGSGKTLVFVLPILMFCLEQETKLPFIQNEGPYGLIICPSRELAKQTNDIIKHYSDWLFKTGSPPIRTCLAIGGVPLSEAMDVVRKGVHIMVATPGRLMDMLEKKMIQLDVCRYLCMDEADRMIDMGFEEDVRTIFSFFKGQRQTLLFSATMPKKIQNFARSALVKPITINVGRAGAASMNVIQEVEYVKQEAKIVYLLECLLKTGPPVLIFAEKKQDVDAIHEYLLLKGVDAVAIHGGKDQEERSRSVEAFRQRRKDVLVATDVASKGLDFLDIQHVINYDMPDDVENYVHRIGRTGRSGKTGIATTFINKTNDESVLLDLKHLLIEAKQKVPPFLAQLQSENEKYLDLGDEKGCSYCGGLGHRITDCPKLEAIQNKQASNIGRRDYLANTTVDY